In the genome of Nitrospira japonica, one region contains:
- a CDS encoding VOC family protein, whose protein sequence is MNEVLFHLAFPIHDRLAAKRFYVDGLGCTLGRESERAVTFGLAGHQLVAHLVDEPQAQRGIYPRHFGLVFLTKAQWQEFADRARSKGLAFYQQPRVRFPGTRIEHHTYFLQDPSDNLLEFKYYTHESAIFGERDVPEVGDSHEPR, encoded by the coding sequence ATGAACGAAGTCCTGTTTCATCTGGCCTTTCCCATTCACGACCGTCTGGCCGCCAAGCGGTTCTATGTCGACGGGTTGGGTTGCACGCTCGGTCGCGAATCAGAGCGCGCCGTGACGTTCGGGCTTGCCGGCCATCAGCTTGTGGCCCACCTTGTGGATGAGCCGCAGGCTCAACGAGGCATTTACCCTCGGCATTTCGGCCTGGTCTTTCTGACGAAAGCGCAATGGCAGGAATTCGCCGATCGTGCCAGGTCCAAGGGGCTCGCATTCTATCAGCAGCCTCGAGTCCGGTTTCCCGGAACCAGGATCGAACACCACACCTATTTCCTGCAGGATCCCTCGGACAATCTGCTGGAGTTCAAATATTACACGCACGAATCCGCCATCTTCGGAGAACGGGACGTACCGGAAGTCGGGGATTCCCACGAGCCGCGATAG
- a CDS encoding peptidylprolyl isomerase: MTIWLVAGAACGALVWLPDRPPAQAAHVEDRIIAIVNTDLIMLSEMNRELKPEKDRIQRQYRGTELTRQLSIAQSMTLTAMIERRLQLQEAKARSVEVTDQEVKQAVHQLKQQGEKLDEKDPANMKAVREQLTLLKVVDREVRSGVMVADPEMKRYYNEHRDRFSLPEEYTLSQILIRPRSPDDLSDATEKARTVVKLLKQGESFEDLALRYSDGANASRGGRIGLVRQGELLPAIERGVATLVPGGISDVIQSPEGLHIVRLDDKKPKQFRPYDEVRLEIQSLVYQQKSEDMFQDWLADLKNKSYIEIKFESAPSAPSTGDPSPRPLSTNTR, encoded by the coding sequence TTGACCATATGGCTCGTCGCGGGCGCTGCGTGCGGAGCCCTGGTATGGCTGCCCGACCGGCCTCCGGCGCAAGCCGCACATGTCGAAGACCGCATCATCGCGATCGTCAACACCGACCTCATCATGCTGTCGGAGATGAACCGGGAGCTCAAACCTGAGAAAGATCGGATTCAGAGGCAATACCGCGGCACGGAGCTGACTCGACAGCTGTCGATCGCCCAATCCATGACGCTCACCGCCATGATCGAACGTCGCTTGCAGTTGCAGGAGGCCAAAGCCCGTTCGGTCGAAGTGACCGACCAGGAAGTGAAACAGGCGGTCCATCAACTCAAGCAACAGGGCGAAAAACTGGACGAGAAGGACCCCGCGAACATGAAAGCGGTCCGGGAACAGCTGACGCTTCTCAAGGTGGTCGACCGGGAAGTCCGCAGCGGCGTGATGGTCGCGGACCCGGAAATGAAGCGGTACTACAACGAGCACCGCGACCGCTTCTCGCTCCCCGAAGAATACACGCTCAGCCAGATCCTTATCCGGCCGCGTTCGCCGGACGATTTATCGGACGCGACCGAAAAGGCGCGAACGGTCGTGAAACTGCTCAAGCAAGGCGAATCCTTTGAAGATCTCGCGCTTCGCTACTCGGACGGCGCCAACGCGTCACGCGGTGGGCGGATAGGCCTCGTGCGCCAGGGAGAATTGCTGCCGGCCATCGAACGTGGCGTCGCGACCCTGGTGCCGGGCGGCATTTCCGATGTGATTCAGTCGCCGGAGGGACTGCACATCGTCCGACTGGACGACAAGAAACCCAAGCAGTTCCGTCCCTACGACGAAGTCCGGTTGGAAATTCAATCGCTCGTGTATCAACAAAAGAGCGAGGACATGTTCCAGGATTGGTTGGCGGACCTGAAGAACAAGTCGTATATCGAGATCAAATTCGAGTCCGCTCCTTCAGCACCGTCCACAGGCGATCCCTCCCCTCGCCCGTTGTCGACGAATACGCGATGA
- a CDS encoding peptidylprolyl isomerase: MVSRPFRSASPSGSAADRRIRLACSALLLLLAGCTPPSSEERIVAFVNGRPISQVEFENEWNELPDATRTRYEKEGGKPRLLSEVITRELLLQEARRQGLDQNDQIRDRARRYKERLMLDELLKDRIKTKIELTKEELDAYYDKHARQLLTPLKVRVAVMLLPNYPAAKDLEKQVNQGGDFGKFAQRYSIDAKTKANGGDLGPYRKDLVAPEVDEAIHQLKPGMTSAPIKTDAGYYLVRITALDPEIIQADLATRERLRQELLNEKRQKRFDDVIADIRAKAVVKIADVSRFGAGDLANR, from the coding sequence ATGGTTTCCAGACCATTTCGTTCCGCAAGTCCGTCCGGGTCGGCCGCCGACCGCCGAATTCGCCTGGCTTGCAGCGCCTTGTTGCTGCTGCTGGCCGGTTGTACGCCGCCGTCCTCCGAAGAGCGGATCGTCGCGTTCGTCAATGGACGGCCCATCTCGCAGGTCGAGTTCGAAAACGAATGGAACGAGCTCCCGGATGCGACCAGAACGCGATACGAAAAAGAAGGCGGGAAGCCGCGTCTGCTCAGCGAAGTGATTACTCGCGAACTCTTGTTGCAAGAGGCGCGCAGGCAGGGATTGGATCAAAATGATCAGATCAGGGATCGAGCCCGGCGGTACAAGGAACGCTTGATGCTGGACGAACTATTGAAGGACCGCATCAAGACCAAAATCGAACTGACCAAGGAAGAATTGGACGCCTATTACGACAAGCACGCGCGCCAACTGCTGACGCCGTTGAAAGTCAGAGTGGCCGTGATGCTGCTTCCGAACTATCCGGCCGCGAAGGATCTCGAAAAGCAGGTGAACCAGGGCGGCGACTTCGGCAAGTTCGCCCAGCGCTACTCAATCGACGCCAAGACCAAAGCCAACGGCGGAGACCTGGGTCCGTATCGCAAGGATCTGGTCGCACCGGAAGTGGACGAAGCCATTCACCAGCTGAAGCCGGGCATGACGAGCGCCCCCATCAAGACCGACGCCGGCTACTATCTCGTCAGGATTACGGCGCTCGATCCCGAAATCATCCAGGCGGACTTGGCAACCAGGGAACGACTCCGGCAGGAACTGTTGAACGAAAAACGCCAGAAACGTTTTGACGACGTGATCGCCGACATTCGCGCCAAGGCGGTCGTAAAAATTGCCGACGTGTCCCGGTTCGGCGCCGGAGACCTGGCCAACCGCTGA
- a CDS encoding methylated-DNA--[protein]-cysteine S-methyltransferase — protein MLRATIFRSSWGWVGIAESAKGICAISLPKKTRQEAERSIRKGAGPMTIGRATGGLQRAREQLQLYLSGRRRTFTLPMDVRLGTRFQQRVWRVLRRLPYASLRSYRWVASRVGGPRYARAVGNAVGANPIPIIIPCHRIVAHDVSLGGFSGGLSMKQRLLTLEGTLAELRPRRPPRRKLGGKRRSPAHRTGSA, from the coding sequence ATGCTACGCGCGACGATCTTTCGATCGAGCTGGGGCTGGGTCGGCATTGCCGAATCGGCCAAGGGCATCTGCGCCATCAGCTTGCCGAAAAAGACCAGGCAGGAAGCCGAACGGAGCATCCGGAAGGGCGCGGGGCCGATGACGATCGGCCGCGCGACCGGCGGCTTGCAGCGTGCCAGGGAGCAGCTGCAGCTGTATCTATCGGGCCGCCGTCGGACGTTTACTCTTCCCATGGACGTCCGGCTCGGCACGCGGTTCCAACAGCGGGTCTGGCGAGTGCTCCGGCGGCTGCCATATGCCTCCCTCCGCTCCTATCGATGGGTGGCCTCCCGCGTCGGCGGGCCCCGATATGCCAGGGCCGTGGGCAATGCGGTGGGAGCCAATCCGATTCCCATCATCATTCCGTGCCATAGGATTGTGGCACATGATGTCTCGCTGGGCGGATTTTCCGGAGGTCTATCGATGAAACAACGGTTGCTGACTCTGGAGGGGACATTGGCGGAGCTGCGTCCCCGCCGGCCTCCGCGACGGAAGCTCGGCGGCAAACGACGTTCACCGGCGCACAGGACGGGATCCGCATGA
- the yihA gene encoding ribosome biogenesis GTP-binding protein YihA/YsxC, which yields MKILTAEFIRSCVGPEQFPNGGLPEIAFVGRSNVGKSSLINSLLQRKSLAKVSRTPGKTRAVNVFSVVTGDVQLARFMIVDLPGYGYAKVSKSIRAQWGPLLEAYLTDREEVRIVVLLVESRVPAAQDRATIEWLLSIGHLPVVVATKVDKLKPSERVAGLRRLGAELGLDDRLPVIAYSSTTGEGRDRLWTVLKERTRI from the coding sequence ATGAAGATTCTGACGGCCGAGTTTATCAGAAGTTGCGTCGGACCCGAACAGTTTCCGAACGGCGGTCTGCCGGAGATCGCGTTCGTCGGCCGCTCGAACGTCGGCAAGTCCTCGCTGATCAATTCGCTGCTGCAACGGAAAAGTCTGGCGAAGGTGAGCCGAACGCCCGGAAAGACCAGGGCCGTCAACGTCTTTTCCGTGGTCACGGGCGACGTTCAGCTCGCACGGTTTATGATCGTGGATCTGCCAGGATACGGGTACGCCAAGGTTTCGAAGTCGATCCGCGCGCAATGGGGTCCGCTGCTCGAGGCCTACCTGACCGACCGGGAAGAAGTCCGGATCGTCGTGCTGCTTGTGGAAAGTCGTGTGCCTGCCGCTCAGGACCGGGCGACGATCGAATGGCTCCTCTCCATCGGTCATCTTCCGGTCGTCGTGGCGACGAAGGTCGACAAACTCAAGCCGAGCGAGCGAGTGGCGGGCCTGCGGCGATTGGGGGCGGAATTGGGTCTCGACGACCGTTTGCCGGTCATCGCGTATTCGTCGACAACGGGCGAGGGGAGGGATCGCCTGTGGACGGTGCTGAAGGAGCGGACTCGAATTTGA
- a CDS encoding isoaspartyl peptidase/L-asparaginase family protein, which produces MTRLRPLLLVHGGAGRRPMTSQQVQSLKLALEAGYGILQRGGPSLAAVECAIGILEEGGAFNAGRGAYRQLDGVRRMDASIMEGKGLRAGAVASVEGVVHPITAARLVMEKTDHVLLVGPSATKFARHFKLQRLPPTQARQGLSYDRLLARTSMTGERHGTVGAVALDQAGTVSAGASTGGIERMLPGRVGDTPLIGCGVYADDRAGGVSMTGVGEGIIRLAVAGIVCERLAEGKSPAAAARRILNQLVSRIQGVAGMLVVAPDGRFAIAHVTPRMAAGWWRGTGSPIVKDRWT; this is translated from the coding sequence TTGACGCGTCTTCGCCCTCTTCTGCTCGTCCACGGCGGCGCGGGCCGCCGTCCGATGACCTCGCAACAAGTTCAAAGCCTGAAGCTGGCGCTTGAGGCCGGATATGGGATCCTCCAACGAGGAGGCCCGTCCCTGGCCGCCGTGGAATGCGCGATCGGCATTTTGGAGGAAGGCGGAGCCTTCAACGCCGGCCGGGGTGCCTATCGTCAACTCGACGGTGTGCGGCGGATGGATGCGTCCATCATGGAGGGAAAAGGCTTACGGGCCGGCGCGGTCGCTTCCGTCGAGGGCGTTGTGCATCCCATCACTGCGGCCAGATTGGTCATGGAAAAAACGGATCACGTGTTGCTGGTCGGTCCGTCGGCCACCAAGTTCGCCCGCCACTTCAAACTGCAACGGCTTCCGCCGACTCAGGCTCGTCAGGGGCTGTCGTACGATCGCTTGCTCGCCCGTACATCCATGACAGGAGAGCGACATGGGACCGTCGGGGCCGTCGCGTTGGACCAAGCCGGCACGGTGTCGGCCGGAGCTTCGACCGGCGGCATCGAGCGCATGTTGCCCGGCCGAGTGGGCGACACGCCGTTGATCGGCTGCGGCGTCTATGCCGACGATCGGGCCGGTGGGGTATCGATGACCGGCGTCGGCGAAGGCATCATCCGTCTCGCGGTGGCGGGGATCGTCTGTGAGCGGCTGGCAGAGGGCAAAAGCCCGGCGGCCGCCGCCCGGCGGATCTTGAACCAACTGGTCTCGCGGATTCAGGGAGTGGCTGGTATGTTGGTTGTAGCGCCTGACGGGCGGTTTGCCATCGCCCACGTCACTCCTCGCATGGCCGCCGGCTGGTGGCGCGGCACGGGCAGTCCCATCGTGAAGGATCGTTGGACATGA
- the mtgA gene encoding monofunctional biosynthetic peptidoglycan transglycosylase, with the protein MRLVTGLLLCAAVGLAAIGLFWLLAMPDVSALRTTNPTITALIEARQAQAKEQGRSIGRHWVWVPLSRISPYLRQAVVAAEDASFFSHEGFDWEGLKDAALYDLEKGELKRGGSTITQQLAKNLYLSSERSLFRKAHEALITRSLEQHLSKDRILELYLNVAEWGNGIYGAEAASRHHFMKPARDLSADEAAWLAAMLPAPRRYDPLRKTTALTRRHERILRRMSRVSTRPVTR; encoded by the coding sequence ATGCGTCTGGTCACGGGATTGCTGTTGTGCGCCGCGGTCGGTTTGGCGGCGATCGGGCTCTTTTGGCTGCTCGCCATGCCCGACGTATCCGCCCTCCGCACGACGAATCCCACGATCACGGCTCTCATCGAGGCGCGGCAAGCCCAGGCCAAGGAGCAGGGTCGTTCCATCGGGCGCCACTGGGTCTGGGTGCCGCTCTCCCGCATCTCGCCGTATCTGCGCCAGGCCGTCGTCGCGGCCGAGGACGCGTCGTTCTTCTCGCACGAGGGATTCGATTGGGAAGGCCTGAAAGACGCCGCCCTCTATGATCTGGAAAAGGGCGAACTGAAGCGCGGAGGCAGTACGATCACTCAACAGCTGGCCAAGAACCTCTACCTGTCGTCCGAGCGCTCGCTGTTCAGGAAGGCACACGAGGCATTGATCACGCGGTCGCTCGAACAGCATCTTTCGAAGGACCGAATCCTCGAACTGTATCTGAACGTGGCGGAATGGGGGAACGGAATCTACGGAGCCGAGGCCGCCTCACGGCATCATTTCATGAAGCCGGCCCGCGACCTCTCCGCCGATGAAGCGGCCTGGCTCGCGGCCATGCTGCCCGCGCCGCGCCGATATGACCCGCTCAGAAAGACCACCGCACTGACCCGCCGTCATGAGCGCATCTTGCGACGCATGAGCCGGGTTTCAACAAGACCGGTCACGCGATAA
- the dtd gene encoding D-aminoacyl-tRNA deacylase: MKAVVQRVVRARVEVDGETVGQIREGLLVLLGVAADDTEAAGRSLAEKLQTLRIFSDDRGKMNRSLADIGGSVLLVSQFTLLGNTKNGRRPSFEEAAPPEEAKRLYEFVIHEVRARGVHVETGVFAAHMAVESVNDGPVTFVLETR; encoded by the coding sequence ATGAAAGCCGTCGTTCAGCGGGTCGTGCGGGCGCGGGTGGAGGTGGATGGCGAGACCGTCGGGCAGATTCGTGAGGGACTGTTGGTGCTTCTGGGAGTGGCGGCCGACGATACGGAAGCCGCCGGGCGTTCATTGGCCGAGAAGCTGCAGACGTTGCGGATATTCTCCGATGATCGGGGCAAGATGAATCGATCCCTGGCAGATATCGGAGGCTCGGTTCTCCTCGTCTCCCAATTCACCCTGTTGGGCAATACCAAGAACGGCCGGCGTCCGAGCTTTGAGGAGGCCGCGCCTCCCGAGGAAGCGAAGCGCCTCTATGAGTTCGTCATCCACGAGGTGCGCGCACGCGGAGTCCACGTGGAGACGGGAGTCTTCGCGGCACACATGGCTGTCGAGTCGGTCAACGACGGGCCGGTGACATTCGTATTGGAGACCCGGTGA
- the mfd gene encoding transcription-repair coupling factor, whose amino-acid sequence MSNSSLSSAAQWITPIATALAAPRGRACLTGLHGSSAGFALTELWQPGSGSPSGKPWLIVTGTDEAAERLYDDLLFFHRLTGRTTDSLTLFPRWETLPYEATAPHVGLVARRMNALHGIHGAPAARVVTSVAALTQRLMPVETFVRSLLRLDVGGSIERDALTGGLLRLGYRRVSVVEIPGEFSIRGGIIDIFSTAYGDPLRAEFLGETIDSLRLFDPSTQKSTRNLDRAVVLPAREYVRLDAATEALAPIQADAEWRAPDLYPHMDTLFDYFSAPPMLVLDQPAVLARSAADLWERIDDGYLRNSERDGSSPYPSPERLFLTWQDVVSVTEDRTQLALEPLAAADPSWDPVQTFPAQLPASAGLGVRGTSFTQTLTILDRLREAGRVALVARSRGQVERLLALLREHDVPAVEWTAAHWKGSGQTKAPFYVLQGELSAGFLSTDLRLTVLTEEELFAKGTRHKPQAKSKAATFLSSLEDLNVGDYVVHVQHGIAKYQGLKRLTVTEFDSDYLILEFFGGDKLYVPLDRLNQVQRYSGADGHVPRLDRLGGTAWAKTTARVKKDIEEMAQDLVDLYANRELATRHAYGSDSTLYHEFEAAFEFEETADQLKAIDDITRDMESSRPMDRLVCGDVGYGKTEVAMRAAFKAVEDNRQVAVLVPTTLLAHQHYDNFTERFAPFPTKVALLSRFQSPKETKAILKDVAAGIVDVVIGTHRLLQKDVTFRNLGLVIIDEEQWFGVKHKERLKTLRTQVDVLTLTATPIPRTLQMAMASVRDLSIIDTPPAGRLSIRTHVVRGSDKLIREAVLRELGRGGQVYFVHNRVETMERTGAWLQQIVPEARIVMAHGQMDAKPLEAVMLKFFHREADVLIASAIIQSGLDVPNANTIIVNRADTFGLAQLYQLRGRVGRGGDQAYAYFLIPDEGTLTGDAQKRLIAIQQFTELGSGFRIAAADLEIRGAGNLLGKQQSGHIAAIGLDLYMQMVEQAVQRLKGLVMEEEPDPVLRLNVSAYIPEEYVSDPHQRLSFYKRLSSCQQVGELALLHGELQDRYGLPPDPVERLFEVMQIRLHAKVLRLDSVELKAQSVVVIWGTNSRITPPAVQQMMDRYKNRVRFLSPTSFELQMSHQDWPSIFRELAAMLQSLEVCDTTTSTKT is encoded by the coding sequence TTGTCGAATTCGTCCCTTTCTTCAGCCGCCCAATGGATCACCCCGATCGCGACGGCTCTGGCCGCTCCCCGTGGTCGCGCCTGCCTGACCGGTCTGCACGGCTCCTCAGCCGGTTTCGCCCTGACGGAACTGTGGCAACCCGGATCCGGCTCTCCGTCCGGCAAGCCGTGGCTCATCGTCACCGGCACCGACGAGGCCGCGGAACGCCTCTACGACGATCTCCTATTTTTTCACCGGCTGACCGGCCGGACGACCGACTCCCTGACGCTCTTCCCCCGATGGGAAACGTTGCCTTACGAAGCGACTGCGCCCCACGTCGGATTGGTCGCCCGCCGCATGAACGCGCTGCACGGAATCCACGGTGCCCCGGCCGCGCGGGTCGTGACGTCGGTCGCCGCCCTGACTCAGCGCCTGATGCCGGTGGAGACGTTCGTGCGCTCGCTGCTCCGGCTCGATGTCGGCGGTTCCATCGAGCGAGACGCCTTGACCGGCGGATTGTTGCGGTTGGGCTACCGCCGGGTGTCGGTGGTGGAAATCCCGGGCGAGTTCAGCATCCGAGGGGGCATCATCGACATCTTTTCGACCGCGTATGGCGATCCGTTGCGGGCGGAGTTTCTCGGCGAAACCATCGACTCCCTGCGCCTCTTCGATCCGTCCACCCAGAAATCGACCCGGAACCTGGATCGCGCCGTCGTCTTGCCGGCGCGTGAATATGTACGGCTGGATGCGGCCACCGAGGCGCTGGCCCCGATTCAGGCCGACGCGGAGTGGCGGGCGCCGGACCTCTATCCTCATATGGATACGCTGTTCGACTACTTTTCGGCGCCGCCGATGCTGGTCTTGGATCAGCCCGCCGTCCTCGCTCGCTCCGCCGCCGATCTCTGGGAGCGGATCGATGATGGGTATCTACGCAACAGCGAACGGGACGGTTCATCCCCCTATCCTTCGCCGGAACGATTGTTTCTGACCTGGCAGGACGTGGTCTCCGTCACGGAGGACCGGACTCAACTCGCGTTGGAGCCGCTGGCGGCGGCCGATCCGTCGTGGGATCCGGTCCAGACCTTCCCGGCGCAGCTCCCCGCCAGCGCCGGCCTCGGAGTACGGGGGACCTCGTTCACCCAAACACTTACGATCCTCGATCGTCTGCGCGAAGCAGGCCGGGTGGCGCTCGTTGCGAGGAGCCGCGGCCAGGTCGAACGCCTCCTGGCCTTGCTCCGCGAGCACGATGTCCCCGCGGTCGAATGGACCGCCGCGCATTGGAAGGGCTCGGGCCAGACCAAAGCCCCGTTTTACGTCCTGCAAGGGGAACTCTCGGCGGGATTTCTCTCCACGGACCTGCGCCTGACCGTCCTGACGGAGGAAGAGCTCTTCGCCAAAGGGACGCGTCATAAGCCCCAGGCCAAGAGCAAAGCCGCGACCTTCCTGTCGTCCCTCGAAGACCTCAACGTGGGCGATTACGTCGTGCACGTCCAGCACGGCATCGCGAAATACCAGGGACTCAAGCGCCTGACGGTCACGGAGTTCGACAGCGATTACCTGATCCTGGAGTTTTTCGGCGGGGACAAGCTCTACGTGCCGCTCGACCGGCTCAATCAGGTGCAGCGGTACAGCGGCGCCGACGGACACGTGCCCCGATTGGACCGCTTGGGCGGCACCGCCTGGGCCAAGACCACGGCGCGCGTCAAGAAGGACATCGAGGAGATGGCTCAAGACCTGGTCGACCTGTATGCCAATCGGGAACTGGCCACGCGCCACGCTTACGGGTCCGACAGCACGCTGTACCATGAATTCGAGGCGGCGTTCGAATTCGAGGAGACGGCCGATCAGCTCAAGGCCATCGACGACATCACCCGTGACATGGAGTCGAGCAGGCCGATGGACCGGCTCGTCTGCGGAGACGTGGGCTACGGCAAGACCGAAGTGGCGATGCGGGCGGCCTTCAAAGCCGTGGAGGACAATCGTCAGGTGGCCGTGCTCGTGCCGACCACGCTCCTGGCGCATCAGCACTATGACAATTTTACCGAGCGGTTCGCCCCCTTTCCCACCAAGGTGGCGTTGCTGTCGCGATTCCAGTCGCCCAAAGAGACCAAGGCCATCTTGAAGGACGTGGCGGCGGGTATCGTCGACGTCGTCATCGGTACTCATCGTCTTCTGCAGAAGGACGTGACGTTCCGGAACCTCGGCCTGGTCATCATCGACGAGGAGCAATGGTTCGGCGTCAAACACAAGGAGCGGCTCAAGACGCTGCGCACGCAGGTGGACGTCCTGACGCTCACTGCCACGCCGATTCCACGGACCCTGCAAATGGCCATGGCCAGCGTGCGCGACCTGTCGATCATCGATACGCCTCCGGCCGGCCGGCTGTCGATCCGCACGCACGTCGTCCGCGGCAGCGACAAGCTGATCCGCGAAGCCGTTCTCCGCGAACTGGGACGCGGCGGGCAGGTCTATTTCGTCCACAACCGTGTCGAAACGATGGAACGGACCGGAGCCTGGCTGCAACAGATCGTTCCGGAAGCCCGCATCGTCATGGCCCACGGGCAAATGGACGCGAAGCCGTTGGAAGCCGTCATGCTGAAATTCTTCCATCGGGAGGCGGATGTACTGATCGCCTCCGCGATCATTCAATCCGGGTTGGACGTGCCGAATGCCAATACGATCATCGTCAATCGGGCGGACACGTTCGGTCTGGCGCAGCTGTACCAGTTGCGCGGGCGGGTCGGACGAGGCGGCGATCAAGCGTACGCCTATTTTTTGATTCCCGATGAAGGCACGTTGACCGGAGACGCGCAGAAACGATTGATCGCCATTCAGCAGTTCACGGAGTTGGGATCCGGATTTCGCATCGCCGCCGCCGATCTCGAAATCAGAGGGGCTGGAAACCTGCTCGGCAAGCAACAGTCCGGACATATCGCCGCCATTGGCCTTGACCTCTACATGCAAATGGTCGAGCAGGCGGTGCAACGGCTCAAAGGCCTCGTCATGGAAGAAGAGCCCGATCCCGTGCTCCGGCTGAACGTGTCAGCTTATATTCCCGAAGAGTACGTTTCGGATCCGCATCAGCGCCTGTCGTTCTACAAACGGCTTTCCTCCTGTCAGCAAGTCGGCGAGTTGGCGTTGCTTCACGGAGAGCTTCAGGACCGCTATGGACTTCCCCCCGACCCCGTCGAACGGCTCTTCGAAGTCATGCAGATTCGTCTTCACGCCAAGGTGCTCCGCCTGGACTCGGTCGAATTGAAGGCCCAGTCGGTCGTGGTGATCTGGGGGACGAACAGCCGGATCACTCCGCCTGCCGTCCAGCAGATGATGGATCGCTACAAGAACCGGGTGCGTTTTCTCTCACCGACCTCGTTCGAACTTCAAATGTCGCATCAGGACTGGCCTTCCATCTTTCGAGAACTCGCCGCAATGTTGCAAAGCCTGGAAGTCTGTGATACCACCACTTCAACGAAGACGTGA
- the rfaE2 gene encoding D-glycero-beta-D-manno-heptose 1-phosphate adenylyltransferase — translation MSTKVLTMGELVPVLQRARASNKRVVFTNGCFDLMHVGHTRYLAEAKQLGDLLVVGVNSDDSVRALNKAPGRPVVQDAHRAEVLAALESVDYVVVFSEPDPLNLITAVQPDVLVKGGDWPLDRIVGRDVVERRGGVVKTIPLVPGASTTSIIQRIRSI, via the coding sequence ATGTCTACAAAAGTGTTGACCATGGGCGAACTCGTTCCCGTCCTGCAGCGCGCCCGCGCCTCGAACAAACGGGTCGTGTTCACGAACGGCTGCTTCGACCTCATGCACGTCGGTCATACCCGCTATCTCGCGGAGGCCAAACAACTCGGAGACCTGCTGGTCGTCGGCGTCAACAGCGACGACTCGGTGCGCGCGTTGAACAAGGCGCCCGGTCGTCCCGTGGTCCAGGACGCGCACCGGGCCGAAGTCCTGGCCGCGCTCGAATCGGTCGACTATGTGGTCGTGTTCAGCGAACCGGATCCGCTGAATCTGATCACGGCGGTCCAGCCGGACGTCCTGGTCAAAGGCGGAGACTGGCCGCTCGACCGCATCGTCGGCCGCGACGTCGTGGAGCGGCGCGGAGGAGTGGTGAAAACCATCCCGCTCGTCCCCGGCGCCTCGACGACATCGATCATTCAACGGATTCGTTCCATCTAA